Below is a genomic region from Azoarcus sp. KH32C.
CGGAACTCGTGGCACAGGCCCGCGAGCAGATGGTGCAGCAGTTCGCGATCTACGCGATCATCATCCTGTTCCTGAGCGCGGCGATCTACCTCGTCTTCAAGTACAGCGTGATGCATCCGGTCAAGCGCCTGATCGAGGTGTCGCAGGACCTGGGCCGCGGCGAGTTCACGCTCGTGCCGGTAGGTTCCCGCGACGAGCTCGGACGGCTCGGCGAGACTTTCAACGCGATGACGCTCGAGATCCAGCGCGAGCAAGCGAAGCTGCACTACCAAGCGAACTACGATCCGCTGACGGCGCAGCCGAACCGGATGTTGGCGGTCGAGCGGCTGCAGCAGGAGATCCGTTCGGCCCACCGCCAGCAGCAGCGCTTCGCACTGATGTTCATCGATCTCGATGACTTCAAGATCGTCAACGACACGATGGGACATGCGGTGGGCGACCAGCTGCTCGCGCACGTCAGCGCACACATCCGCTCGCGCCTGCGCGAGGAGGACACGCTCGCACGCCTCGGCGGCGACGAGTTCCTGGTCTTGCTGCCGCGCTTGAGCCAGCCCAACGAGGCGCGCGAAGTGGCCCGCCGGCTGCTGGAGGCCGTCTCGGAACCGGTCTCGCTCGACGGACACGAAGTGGTCGTCCATTGCAGCATCGGCATCGCCTTGTACCCGGACGACGGCGACACGGTCGAATCGCTGATGGCCAACGCGGACAACGCGATGTACCAGGCGAAGAAGCCCGGCCGGCCGCCGATCTGTTTCTTCACCGCGGAGATGAACGCGCAGATGCGCGAGCGCCTGCAGCTCGAGCAGGAGCTCAACAAGGTGCTCGCGCGCGGCGGGCTGCAGCTCGCCTTCCAGCCGATCTTCCGCGCCGACGACGGCGCCTATGTCGGCGCAGAGGTGCTGCTGCGCTGGAATCATCCGGAACAGGGCTTCATCAGCCCGGCGACCTTCATCCCGCTCGCCGAGAGCACCGGACAGATCGTCGCGATCGGCAAATGGGTGCTGCGCGAGGCGGGGCGGCAGTTGCGCAGCTGGCTGGATACGGGGCTCGGGCCCGGCTATCTGGCGGTCAACATCTCGCGCGTGCAGCTGCGCGAGGACCTGGAGCAGCTGGTGCACGAGGTCCTCGAGGACAACCGCTTGTCGCCGCAGACGCTGGAGCTGGAGATCACCGAGAACATCCTGCTCGACGACCATCAGCAGATCAACGACGTGCTCGGACGATTGCATGGGCGCGGGCTGCGCCTGAGCCTCGACGATTTCGGCACGGGCTATTCCTCGCTCAGCTACCTGCGTCGCTTCTCGTTCGACACGCTGAAGATCGACCGCAGCTTCGTCTCGCCACTGTGCGAGGACCTCGAGGCCGCCGCGCTGGTGCGCGCGATCGTCGCGATGGCGCACAGCCTCTCGCTCAAGGTGATCGCCGAGGGCGTCGAGAGCCGCGCGCAACTGGAATTCCTGAAGGGTCTCGGTTGCGACTACCTGCAGGGCTACCTGCTGTCGCACCCGCTCGACGCCGATCACTTCACCGCCTTCCTGAGCCGGATCGCGCACGAGCCGGCGCCGTGGGGCGATTGCCCCTTGTCGCTGATCCATGGATAGGGCTCCGGATGCCGCCCTCGCGAAGATGCGCGAGCGGCGGAAGGCGGCGCGCCGGGCGCGCCTCGTCGTCGTGCTGCGCGGCGCACTGGGTGCCGCCGCCGTCGTCGGCTTCGCGGTGTGGGCCCATTTCGGTTCCGGCCAGCCGGTGTTCTCGCCGCACGGCAAATCCGAGCCCGGCTGGGAGGCGTTCCGTGCGGCCTACGACGTCGATACCTTCGGCCGCGACGGCTACTTCGTGCGCGCGATCCAGAACGGCTACAACCTGATCCACCACACCTACCGCTACGCCTGGCGTTTCACGCGCAAGGGTGCGCTCGACCACCCGAACGCCTGCATCGACTGCCATCGCGAAACGGACCTCGCCTACGCCTTCGCGAGCGGCGATCGCTTCGATGCGGCCCTCGGCCGCCGCATTTCCTTCGAGGAGCATGTGATGCGCTGCTACGCGACGCATCTGGACGGCTTCGTGCCGACGATCTACGACCCGGCCGTGCGGGACATCCGGATCTTCGCGCGCATGGTCGCGCATCACCTGCAGCTCGGCGAAGGCGCGCGGGAGGCCGCGCAATGAGGGCGCTGCCGGAGGGATGGCCGAAACTGCTGCGGCTCGCGCTACTGTTCGGCGCGCTGCTCGGGCTCTACGCACTCGCCGTCGCGCGCCACGAGGAACGCGCACAGGTCCGCGAGCAGGCGGTGGACCTGACGCCGGGCTGCGCCGACAAGCTCGACCGCTACGGCCTCGCGGCCGGCCCCGACTACATCTCGCCCTACGTCCTCGCGCGCGGCTGGCGCCCGGATCCGAGGCGCGGCTACAGCGAGGAGGATGTGCGCACGATCCAGCGCGGCTGCAACATCATCGACGACCTGCAGGGGCAGCTCGCCGCCGACCCGGGACGCGAACGCTGGAACTCGACGCGCTTCGTGCGCGGCACCCACACGAGCTGCGACCACTGCCACCAGGGGATCGGCGACAAGCAGACGGCGGCGGGCGTGCCGCAGACCGGCTCGCTGAGCCTCGGCGCGTCCTGGGTCATGGCCGACATGTACGACCAGTTCACGGGCATCCTGCTGCCCTTCGAGCTGCGCCAGATGCAGTGCTACATCAACTCGTCGAACGGCTACAAGCCGAACGTCGCCGACGACCTGATCCGCGACGTCACCGCCTACAGCCGCTTCCTCGCCGCGGCGCTCGACCTGCGCTTCGGCAACCGTTACGCGGAACAGGGCATCGACGAGGTGACCGCTTCGTCGACCTTGAAGCGCGGCGACGACTACGTGCGCGGCGCGGCGTTGTTCAAGGAGAAATGCGCGCGCTGCCACGGTCCGCAGGGGCTGGGCACGGTCGTCGACGGCAAGGTCGTGTATCCGGCGGTGGCGGGCCCGAACTCCTTCAACCACCAGTCGCGCAACAACTTCTCCTTCGTGTCGACGATCCTGCCCGGCTTCATCTGCCGCAACATGCCGCTCGGCGAGGAAGGCACGCTCTCCAACCAGGACTGCCGCGACATCGGCTTCTACGTCAGCAACCTGCCGCGTCCGGCCGGCGACAAGGAAGGGCCCCTCGCGGCGCTGTGGAACCAGTTGATGATGCGGGTGATGCCGCCGATGATCCATGCCGTCGAAACCTGGCGCCACGCCGACGCAAACAGGGGGAGCGGGACATGATCGGCCGCCTGTCTGCGTGGG
It encodes:
- a CDS encoding bifunctional diguanylate cyclase/phosphodiesterase, with protein sequence MRLASKFILIVAGILSVTLALNAYYVLQSQNRLLEQQLEERGRVLGHLIALISPEAILGLDFLSLDGYAREVSRQRDVVYGVIVDNDDQPLTSYVNGDDARIRRGLGVDGPAPDHLPPPRMQKLIKRLAALPDVMPVEFPIVHDGHQLGRLRVGISRAELVAQAREQMVQQFAIYAIIILFLSAAIYLVFKYSVMHPVKRLIEVSQDLGRGEFTLVPVGSRDELGRLGETFNAMTLEIQREQAKLHYQANYDPLTAQPNRMLAVERLQQEIRSAHRQQQRFALMFIDLDDFKIVNDTMGHAVGDQLLAHVSAHIRSRLREEDTLARLGGDEFLVLLPRLSQPNEAREVARRLLEAVSEPVSLDGHEVVVHCSIGIALYPDDGDTVESLMANADNAMYQAKKPGRPPICFFTAEMNAQMRERLQLEQELNKVLARGGLQLAFQPIFRADDGAYVGAEVLLRWNHPEQGFISPATFIPLAESTGQIVAIGKWVLREAGRQLRSWLDTGLGPGYLAVNISRVQLREDLEQLVHEVLEDNRLSPQTLELEITENILLDDHQQINDVLGRLHGRGLRLSLDDFGTGYSSLSYLRRFSFDTLKIDRSFVSPLCEDLEAAALVRAIVAMAHSLSLKVIAEGVESRAQLEFLKGLGCDYLQGYLLSHPLDADHFTAFLSRIAHEPAPWGDCPLSLIHG
- a CDS encoding c-type cytochrome; this encodes MRALPEGWPKLLRLALLFGALLGLYALAVARHEERAQVREQAVDLTPGCADKLDRYGLAAGPDYISPYVLARGWRPDPRRGYSEEDVRTIQRGCNIIDDLQGQLAADPGRERWNSTRFVRGTHTSCDHCHQGIGDKQTAAGVPQTGSLSLGASWVMADMYDQFTGILLPFELRQMQCYINSSNGYKPNVADDLIRDVTAYSRFLAAALDLRFGNRYAEQGIDEVTASSTLKRGDDYVRGAALFKEKCARCHGPQGLGTVVDGKVVYPAVAGPNSFNHQSRNNFSFVSTILPGFICRNMPLGEEGTLSNQDCRDIGFYVSNLPRPAGDKEGPLAALWNQLMMRVMPPMIHAVETWRHADANRGSGT